GGTCATGTTGTAAATCTTTAGTTGTTACCTTAACCTCCAGTTTCTCGCTGATGGTTTTGTAGTCCATTCCGGTGCAGATCTACAATCTTCTCCCTGAAACtcactgaaagtttttttctatgtttgagAGTTTGGAGTCTCACCCATTCTATGGAGAGGTGTCTTTTCTACAGGTGATTAGTTCATGCAGGTGTCTTCAATTTAGGAGGAAGGTTGATTGGGAGAGTCTAATACCTCGTTTCCACAGAGCAGTTCAAAACGGACTGGACCGAAGTTATATAGTAttagtattttgagtgtttccattataaaatggacccatttgGCTGGACTGATTCATATCATTTTTGGTCCCCCATTGGTTgcaggtccatagaaaaatggaatggaccagttAGGGCAGAGCTACTGTCATCTCACAATTAAATCCactgattggtggaaaggttttacaacAACAGCAAGCATCTGACCAGCGCTTTTCCTGACTTAAGATCCAAGCCAAAAGTTTTGCCCTCTTTTTGGATGTATTCTTCTTCACCTCCCGCAATCAtcttgcaaagaatattaaattCTTTGCAATCAGTATTCCCCCTATAGAGCACTGGTCCCCCGGGGTTGGAGACGAGCTGAACCCGCAAATACACAGCTGCAGAAGCGCCCTTGTAATGCTCAGCTAtgtcatcggtctacaccctGCATGtgccttgatggtccaacactcattGAACTGTCCGAACCATTCAAAGACCGATCAGTGTAATCAAGGCATAACTGGTCTGTGTGAACCAGAACTCTTTACAGTTACTAGGAGATCAAATATTCGTTTCCCTCAATGACATGCAAATACAATgttatttaaactaaatttctttgaaaatatgaaaaagaaaaatattgaaaattaatgatgtattttttgtctCAGGGGCAAAAGGTGACATGGGTGATCCTGGTCCCAAGGGACCCAATGGAGAGCCaggtaaaaacattgatttgcACATGTATTGTGTTTCCAAACCTggtgtttgtcagaataaaaggGGAACTTTTgaccacatttttgtttaactaGGTGTCCCATGCGAGTGCACACCAATGAgaaagatgattggagaaaTGGACATTCTCGTGGCCCAGCTGTCCTCAGAactaaaattcataaaaaatggtaaaatccAAGCATCCTTTCTTCATTTACTTTGGTGTCCTGACAACTTTTTCACCACTGGTTTATAACTGTGTATAATAATACAAATGGTGGTCAATGTAAAAATTGTATGGAAATACAAGTGCTCATTTTTCAGCACTGCCCTCCCCTGCAGCTGTTGCTGGCATAAAAGAGACAGACAGTAAGGTGTATCTGTTGGTGAAGGAAGAGAAGCGGTACGCCGACGCCAAAGTCTCCTGTCAGGCGAGGGGAGGGCACCTGGCCATGCCGAAGGACGAGGGCGCCAACGCGGCCATCGCCGGATACATAACAGAAGCCGGCCTGAGCAGGGTCTACATCGGCATTCATGACCTGGATCGCGAGGGGATTTTCACCTATGTGGATCGCTCTCCCATGACCACCTTCAGCAGATGGAGAAAAGGCGAGCCCAACAATGCATACGATGATGAAGACTGCGCTGAAATGACGGCCTCAGGGGAGTGGACTGATGTGGCCTGCCACCTCaccatgtattttatttgtgaatttgACAAAGACATGATCTAAATCTAGTTAATAGACGAGTAAAAAACAGCTTACAAACTGatatttacaacaacaaaacaactgattttcctctttctttcttgAACTAGCAGgctatttattatttatcttgAAAAGCAGCCTGACTTATGTTGGATTTAACTATTCCAAGTGCATCCCTAATCTTGTTTTCAATGATTCATTAGTGTTTCCCAGGCAAtctattgaatttttttgttatgcAAGCAGTTCTGTAACAGTGTAGTGGAGAAAAATGGCAAATAAGCAAAAACctgtgaattaaaagaaaaaaaaatccaattattGACAGAATCTGGTCTCAGCTGAGTGCttttaatcaaacaaacagATTGCAGTGCGCTTATTCATTCAAATTCACTTCATATTTTGTGGTAGTTGTAGTTGCATTACAATAAACACTGATAGTTGGTTTAAAACAAGTGGAATATGGTGTTTATTACTGTACACTGTTGagtcaaatgtgttttgttgttataTTCGTCTTTAATTAAGTTCTTGACAAagtttcatcatttatttacaaGGCTGTTTTTGTGCACAGCAAAACCTTCAATCCCCATTAAACTCAGAGAGTACTTTAATGACTGAATGTATTTACTGTCTTTGACATGTTTTAGTAACTTTTCTTTATAGCAGTGCTGTATGCAAAAGGATTAATCATTTAGGTTATGCTTTTTCCCTAAAAATCAATGCATTTTGATTCTAAAAGACACAAGTCCAGCAAACTTCTGCTCTATTTATTAATAGGAAACATCAGTTTTAGAGACAAACTTTAACTATTAAATTTGGTTCATCCAAATATTTGAGCTAAATGAACTGTAGTGGGacaaaaaacttatttaaaaataactccaCTTAAAAGGTGGCAGGTCTGTGGCCATAGATAAACATAAACCGTGagaaacacaatgaaaaaaatcacattgttaagttagtcaaaaacaaaaggtcacctcaatatttttttatgtaacccTGGTTGTCAATTACAGAGGTAAAAGGTGTTCTGTaactgctattttggtccattcctccatacaGATCTTCTTAAGAGCTCTGAGGTTTTGGGGTTGTTTGtgttaaacacattaaaaaaaaaaacaggttaccAGAAGTCCAACTAAACCCttaaacacctgaggcatcgtcggtgacgcttaaacacaaaatctttaacagtcTGTAACTTTTAACCATTGACACGATCAAtgcaattccagcagattctattGGAATTGATCGTGTTaccggttgaaaagttacagtaaatcaaagatcataaaccctggagctctgatgttaaagagttaaaatatgtattaattGCAACAGGTGATTTTCACACACAGAGCCTGTTTGCATAATATTCATGACTTTAATTGACAGAATATGTTACCAGAATTTGATGTTCCACTGTTGGTCTTATtatatgttgttatttttaatattaataaagttacGTTGTCATTTTCTCATCGCATTGATATGCAACACATCACAATAGTGAAATCTTTACACATTCCACATATATCAGCTATTTCTGttactgagaaaagcagctttgtgccatTATGCAACATGTTATGTTGGTTGCGCTTTGGTGtgaagccgcttttctccgtCAGAATGAGCTGATTCACATTGCATGAATGGGTAGACAGTTACAGAATGTTAAAGGAAACCGATATATATGCTGATTGTCAAGATAGGTTAaacaaagcatcagttcagagagaaggTTCACTGCTtacagcttgtttttgtccagaagatgatgcaaaaagttggttttaaagaagcctgcgcagtaaTACAGACCGTTTGGGCTGTGTGACcataacttcttttttaggtgagCATTATCAAAATGGTTTATCCCTTTTTAATCCAcactcagcagccaatcagaatcgagtattcacccagaccatgatATAAGGGATAATGTTTGAAGAAGTGTGGATCATCAGTGATAAATGCACTCCGTTGAAGCTTGAACCTTCCAACGCCaagtgtgtttatttctaataatgcacacttcgaaGGGCGTTATCTTGCTAATACCATGGTCACTAACAAACAGCCAATATGTGTAGAAATGAAGTTCCCGTGCTTCAGGTTTAGAttcactttttgattttatgGTGTTTTAGAGTTGATTAGTCACCAATCAGATagccgtttttgtttttttatttcattatctCATTGCACTTTTATATAAATGACTAAATTTcacttgtattatttattaaccttttttttcttgattatttattaatcgtcctgaatgaataaaataaaggacTTTAGTAACTATATGTGGCTCCAGTTTTGCGTTTCTCTAAAAACTTGCCAGGCAGGGCTTGCATATTTAATGACAGACTGTCCCAGTGATCAGGAGAACAAGCAGCCCTGTGTTGCAGGAAAGTTCAAACCAGCAGGGATTCAGCCTTGGGAAAACATACATAAAGGAAGGGATTTATGTTGCCTTAGgtcaacatatatatatttttaatatttgaaataaacattGGATCgtaattttgttgtaaaaacagaaaaatgtgtcattttttgggttttctgtttttctttctatacCCTTTTCCGCTTCTGGAAAAAGCAAACCTGAAGAGCGAGCCGGGGCGCCATCGGATTCCCTCTAGTTTATGGCTGTAACAACTGTGGAACGGCAGATCTTAGCACGCAGCATTTCAATTAACGTCTCCCACTTGTGCGGGACTTGTTGAGGGAGTGCCATTCGTTCGAAAACACCTCTGTCATCAATCACTGTCTGCGAGACGCATTGAGTTACTACTGCTTTCCACTTTGATGGGTAATTCCCACAGAGACGAACCGGCCCACTTGATCAAGTGCAGTGAGCCTCAGAGACAGATCACACTGTACGCATTCACTTCAATCActcaacaatgaaaaaaagaaaaaaaaaagatctcctATTCAAACTAAAACTGGGACAAATGGATTTCCATTAAGCGGACAGTGAATCTGTAGGAGGATTGGGCTGCTGTGGGCCCGGAGTGAAGCAAATCACATGGTGGAGGAGAGGAGAACGCGCTCTGTCAGCAGGTTGAGGATGTAAAGCCCCCCGCGAGGGGAGCGTCTGACACCTGAGTTTTCTAACCATGAAAGATAGCAATGCTGTTGCAGGTGACAATTTTATTAGATGGAGAAAAATGCCCCTGTTCTTTTCCTCCAGCTGTATTAGAGATTGACCAGCTGgagtttgaggggaaaaaaataaacttgcctGATTTGGGATCAATTAAGttgatcaaacttt
The genomic region above belongs to Oryzias melastigma strain HK-1 linkage group LG22, ASM292280v2, whole genome shotgun sequence and contains:
- the colec11 gene encoding collectin-11 isoform X1, which produces MLHTVNERRLLGPFLPGGVPRQEHQVGRLFATSCTAQPSYGQLLTEDSCTVQILVPGLKGEPGDKGQKGTPGRPGRVGPPGEMGQHGLKGQKGIMGRFGKVGPPGIKGAKGDMGDPGPKGPNGEPGVPCECTPMRKMIGEMDILVAQLSSELKFIKNALPSPAAVAGIKETDSKVYLLVKEEKRYADAKVSCQARGGHLAMPKDEGANAAIAGYITEAGLSRVYIGIHDLDREGIFTYVDRSPMTTFSRWRKGEPNNAYDDEDCAEMTASGEWTDVACHLTMYFICEFDKDMI
- the colec11 gene encoding collectin-11 isoform X3, producing MSGKMFLLSATITSILLNLLPAQPSYGQLLTEDSCTVQILVPGLKGEPGDKGQKGTPGRPGRVGPPGEMGQHGLKGQKGIMGRFGKVGPPGIKGAKGDMGDPGPKGPNGEPGVPCECTPMRKMIGEMDILVAQLSSELKFIKNALPSPAAVAGIKETDSKVYLLVKEEKRYADAKVSCQARGGHLAMPKDEGANAAIAGYITEAGLSRVYIGIHDLDREGIFTYVDRSPMTTFSRWRKGEPNNAYDDEDCAEMTASGEWTDVACHLTMYFICEFDKDMI
- the colec11 gene encoding collectin-11 isoform X2, which encodes MLHTVNERRLLGPFLPGGVPRQEHQVGRLFATSCTAQPSYGQLLTEDSCTVQILVPGLKGEPGDKGQKGTPGRPGRVGPPGEMGQHGLKGQKGIMGRFGKVGPPGIKGAKGDMGDPGPKGPNGEPGVPCECTPMRKMIGEMDILVAQLSSELKFIKNAVAGIKETDSKVYLLVKEEKRYADAKVSCQARGGHLAMPKDEGANAAIAGYITEAGLSRVYIGIHDLDREGIFTYVDRSPMTTFSRWRKGEPNNAYDDEDCAEMTASGEWTDVACHLTMYFICEFDKDMI